Proteins encoded within one genomic window of Humulus lupulus chromosome 1, drHumLupu1.1, whole genome shotgun sequence:
- the LOC133793374 gene encoding F-box protein SKIP23 encodes MANWSRLPADLLVEIAKRLDNPLYLLRFRSVCSSWRSSISSRLRNLLGRFPLPNDGMSNSIRGFNLAKRRIFLIGSPENGNQSTPDHWLVKMEESVPGTIRLINPLSRFEIKPLPEDFPKVLDVSQFRVYELSQEYVLHYMHFPSLTNFLGDVGNLYMEKVVFKFLDSESDKFVLFTIHVSGKLATFKSGDKRWTIIPDMPSPYDDAILYKGNFYAVDSTGRTVLVGSSLNVVLVANPVYGGDKKFLVESRGELLMVDMYLSLSPAGEDLVNDDVFEQFDSCLGERTVSFRVHQLDRKEKMWKVVKSLGDQVLFLGDDCTFSASASELSGCKNCIIFNNYFFYNGGQEDGVFRGRDISVYDVGNGCIAPLANYPEYSKLFWPPPQWIITSGVPSTDSALAQVQTQLEQLTL; translated from the exons ATGGCTAATTGGTCCCGACTTCCCGCAGATCTCCTTGTGGAAATTGCTAAACGCTTAGACAACCCACTTTATCTGCTTCGTTTCCGATCCGTCTGTTCGTCATGGCGATCATCTATCTCTTCCAGGCTTCGAAATTTACTGGGTCGTTTCCCCCTCCCAAACGACGGCATGTCCAATTCCATCCGGGGTTTCAACCTAGCCAAACGCCGGATTTTTCTCATCGGCTCGCCTGAAAATGGTAATCAATCAACCCCAGATCACTGGCTTGTCAAAATGGAAGAAAGCGTACCTGGTACCATACGCCTAATCAACCCTCTTTCAAGGTTTGAAATCAAACCCTTGCCAGAAGATTTCCCGAAGGTATTGGATGTTTCGCAATTTAGGGTTTATGAATTGAGTCAAGAATACGTTCTCCATTATATGCATTTTCCCTCCTTGACTAATTTCTTAGGCGATGTTGGTAATCTGTATATGGAGAAAGTTGTTTTCAAGTTTTTGGATTCTGAAAGTGATAAGTTTGTGTTGTTTACAATCCATGTGTCTGGAAAATTAGCTACTTTCAAATCTGGGGATAAGCGTTGGACTATTATCCCTGATATGCCTTCTCCCTATGATGATGCGATTTTGTACAAAGGAAATTTCTACGCTGTTGATAGTACTGGGCGTACCGTGCTTGTTGGGTCGTCTTTAAATGTTGTTTTGGTAGCAAATCCTGTGTATGGTGGTGACAAGAAGTTTTTGGTTGAGTCACGTGGTGAACTCCTTATGGTTGATATGTATCTAAGTTTGTCTCCTGCAGGAGAGGATTTAGTTAATGATGATGTTTTTGAGCAATTTGACTCATGTTTAGGTGAGAGAACGGTTAGTTTCAGAGTTCATCAGCTGGATAGAAAGGAAAAGATGTGGAAAGTGGTGAAAAGCTTAGGGGATCAGGTGTTGTTTTTGGGCGATGATTGCACTTTTTCTGCCTCTGCTTCTGAGTTATCTGGCTGCAAGAACTgtataatttttaataattatttcttcTATAATGGTGGTCAAGAAGATGGTGTGTTCAGGGGTCGTGATATAAGTGTATATGACGTGGGCAATGGTTGTATTGCACCCTTAGCTAACTACCCGGAGTATTCAAAGCTGTTTTGGCCACCTCCACAATGGATTATCACATCTGGA GTACCATCAACTGATTCAGCGTTAGCCCAGGTTCAAACTCAACTTGAACAGCTAACCTTGTGA